In the Aristaeella hokkaidonensis genome, TTGTACCTGGGACAGCCTCATGAAATGGATGCCAATAACTACGCATTTGAACAGACACGGAAGATTTTTGGAGAACCTGAAGAACTGAAGAAACTGTACGGGTTCTGGACGCCGAAGCAGTCCATACCGGACAAAGCATATCAGACCGTCTACGCGGAAATCGATGAAAAAGTTGACAACAGAACCGTCCCCTTGTCAACTTTCATTCTGGTCAAGCCGAATGAAGCATATGCGGAACAGATCATGGCTTACAAGGAAGAATTCACGGACTGCCTGGACTGGCTGCATGGAGCACGGGGACTACGGTACAGCAAAGATCCGGAGGAATGGTTCCGGTATATTGCTGAGCATGAAGAAAACTATACCCAGTTCCTATATGTGCGCACAGCGGACAGCAAGATTGTCGGTATGATCGGTGTACAGCATCGTCCGGATGGCCCTGAGGAAACATGGGGCGGACATATCGGCTATTGTGTTTGTCCGTCGGAAAGGAAAAAGGGATACGCCACACAGATGCTGCATGACGTGCTGCCATACTGCAAAAGCATTGGCCTGAACCGGGTGCTGCTGACTGCCGGAGATGAGAATGAAGGCAGCGTCAGGGCAATACTCGCTAACGGAGGCGTGCTGGAAAACTACGTAAAGACTCCAAGGCATGACGTGCCGGTAGGCCGGTACTGGATTGAGATCAAATAAAAAAAGAACGTGTCAGGCGACACGTTCTTTTACTTACTTGCCCATCATTTCGATGGCTTCTTCCATCGTTACGCTCTCAACAATCTCTTCCCAGACGTCCTCGTTGTAGTATTTGACGGTGGTTTCACCGGTCATGTAGTCATTGTCGAAGGTGGAATTGGTGCCTTCCGGAATGATGACTTCAAAACCTCTTTCGAACGCGGATTTTACGGTGGCG is a window encoding:
- a CDS encoding GNAT family N-acetyltransferase — its product is MFDYKKHFDSYCNETGLELSLCFDMPEGYETANGTYDDGTKTVYINAKLLEAAPDFEKAFYLFHELRHAAQYLKPEQFPELIRRSLQYMIQYDGTCYKLVNGDYAACELEGGEERFTELYLGQPHEMDANNYAFEQTRKIFGEPEELKKLYGFWTPKQSIPDKAYQTVYAEIDEKVDNRTVPLSTFILVKPNEAYAEQIMAYKEEFTDCLDWLHGARGLRYSKDPEEWFRYIAEHEENYTQFLYVRTADSKIVGMIGVQHRPDGPEETWGGHIGYCVCPSERKKGYATQMLHDVLPYCKSIGLNRVLLTAGDENEGSVRAILANGGVLENYVKTPRHDVPVGRYWIEIK